The genomic interval CTTCGGGTTTGCGGGGATCGTCGATCATGGCGGGCTCCTTTCGGGAATAGCTCGAAAACGCGCGGGCCCCGACCGCCGTTCCTCAGGCTGTCGCCGCGAGCACCTTATTCTCGATCACGCGGATGAACATCTCGGGATCCTGCGCGCCCGGAACCAGCATCCGGCTGCCGAGGATGAAGGCGGGCACGCCGGTGATATTCCGGTCGGCCCAATAGGCTTCCTCGGTGCGCACCATGTCGCCGAACTCGCCCGAAGCGAGAATCGCGGCCGCCCGGTCGCGGTCGAGCCCGACCGACGCCGCGACATCGGCGAGCACCTGCGTGTCGCCGACATCGCGATTGTCGGTGAAATGCGCCTTGAACAACGCCAGCTTCAGCTCGGTCTGCACGCCCGTCGGCCCATCCTGTTCGGGTTCCTCGATCGCGCCCGCCCAGGTCAGCAGCCGATGCGCGTCGAAACTGTTGCGCATCCGGAACGCCGGGCCACGGTTGAAGGTGAAACCCAGCTCGCCCGCGATACCCGCGAGCCGCCCGCTATTGGCGCGGCTCTGCTCGGCGCTGATGCCATATTTGCGCATCACATGCGCGGCGGCATCCTCGCCTTCGGGCGGCATATCGGGATTGAGCTCGAACGGATGCCACTGGACGCGGAAGTCCAGCCGGCCCGCGAAATGATCGATGACCTTGCGGAATTTCAGCCAGCCGATGATGCACCAGGGGCACATCACATCGGACACGATGTCGACGCTCAGACGCGGCACGCGCGGTTCGGTCAAAACTCTTCTCCCGCCGGCGTGCCGCGCTTGGGGTCAGGCCCCTAGTCGG from uncultured Sphingopyxis sp. carries:
- a CDS encoding DsbA family oxidoreductase, which encodes MPRLSVDIVSDVMCPWCIIGWLKFRKVIDHFAGRLDFRVQWHPFELNPDMPPEGEDAAAHVMRKYGISAEQSRANSGRLAGIAGELGFTFNRGPAFRMRNSFDAHRLLTWAGAIEEPEQDGPTGVQTELKLALFKAHFTDNRDVGDTQVLADVAASVGLDRDRAAAILASGEFGDMVRTEEAYWADRNITGVPAFILGSRMLVPGAQDPEMFIRVIENKVLAATA